In Oryza brachyantha chromosome 1, ObraRS2, whole genome shotgun sequence, the following are encoded in one genomic region:
- the LOC121055912 gene encoding uncharacterized protein LOC121055912, translated as MSVSRFLRRAAVAAALAGAAAVALSEAEKRGIYVRFSSSLPLADGDGRGHLGLVRAHPGLRELNAALDSSRGALFLDAAHVLAAGALRESTFTGAQIRYWYGPQGFCKLIAAAESTGDTDAAVRHRLNLALVDAREGRLDEALAAVVRLARDSPGDSRPRFAAAALCVLHGRSGTAFEWIKSVPHKASSPESAQFFETILLAMPGSSPHKLEEDINWMWLVTNIAYVPADEWLSRKMEEAGRSSLEKLEIAVLRVLLRRLVKPKKKRRATATRLSPSNLNKVLVECSQLILAPLLRARPLAGERVREVRSVAERALVDADVEAAVDVNLLLAFVEARDGRFWEAMRRYKVAAKRDPSDCRPYELAVMLCSLTGRTVTRDSWLRAKERAAPACTARARAELPALFDELAVAAALGDGNLTARDPQRGRVLPPAWRQVDAALAAALRRRDLTWAERAQLRGLHGILRAKVRPLLLDAASHEPPDTSSPH; from the coding sequence ATGTCAGTGTCCAGattcctccgccgcgccgcggtggccgccgccctggccggggccgccgccgtggctcTCTCGGAGGCGGAGAAGAGGGGGATCTATGTCCGGTTCTCCAGCTCGTTACccctcgccgacggcgacggccgcggccACCTGGGGCTCGTCCGCGCGCACCCGGGGCTGCGGGAGCTCAACGCGGCCCTGGACAGCAGCAGGGGCGCCTTGTTCCTCGACGCTGCGcacgtgctcgccgccggcgcgctccGGGAGTCGACCTTCACCGGCGCGCAGATCCGTTACTGGTACGGTCCCCAAGGCTTCTGCAAGCTCatagcggcggcggagtccaCGGGCgacaccgacgccgccgtccgccacaGGCTCAACCTGGCCCTCGTGGACGCTAGGGAAGGCCGTCTCGACGAAGCGCTCGCGGCCGTCGTCCGGTTAGCCAGGGACAGCCCCGGCGATTCCCGCCCGAgatttgccgccgccgcgctgtgcGTCCTGCACGGCCGGTCGGGGACCGCGTTCGAGTGGATCAAGAGCGTCCCTCACAAGGCCAGCAGCCCCGAGAGCGCCCAGTTCTTCGAGACCATCTTGTTGGCCATGCCAGGGTCCTCGCCGCACAAACTGGAAGAAGACATCAACTGGATGTGGTTGGTGACGAACATTGCGTACGTGCCCGCCGACGAGTGGCTCTCCAGGAAGATGGAGGAAGCCGGGCGTTCCTCGCTGGAAAAGCTCGAGATCGCCGTGCTCCGAGTACTACTGCGCCGCCTCGTCAAAcccaagaagaagaggagggcgACTGCGACAAGGTTATCGCCGTCCAACCTCAACAAGGTACTAGTGGAATGCTCCCAGCTGATACTGGCACCGCTGCTGCGAGCGCGgcccctcgccggcgagcgcgTCCGAGAGGTGCGCTCCGTCGCCGAGCGCGccctcgtcgacgccgacgtcgAGGCGGCGGTCGACGTcaacctcctcctcgccttcgTCGAGGCCCGAGACGGACGCTTCTGGGAGGCCATGAGGCGGTACAAGGTGGCCGCGAAGAGAGACCCGTCCGACTGCCGGCCGTACGAGCTCGCCGTCATGCTCTGCTCCCTCACCGGCCGCACCGTGACGCGGGACTCCTGGCTGCGCGCCAAGGAGAGGGCGGCGCCCGCCTGCAcggcgcgcgcccgcgccgagcTGCCGGCCCTCTTCGACGAGCTCGCGGTCGCGGCCGcgctcggcgacggcaacCTGACGGCGCGCGACCCGCAGCGCGGCCGCGTCCTGCCCCCCGCGTGGAGGCAGGTggacgccgccctcgccgcggcgctgcGGCGCAGGGACCTGACCTGGGCGGAGCGCGCGCAGCTCCGCGGCCTGCACGGCATCCTGCGCGCCAAGGTGCGGCCGCTGCTGCTCGACGCTGCCAGCCATGAACCGCCGGACACCTCTTCTCCACACTGA